TCAAGGTTGGAAAATTCACCTTTACTGTTTTGAGTGTATGGAAAGGTGACTTAGAGTGTGTAATGATGCCTTCTACTTACAAAGTCACAGTTCTAATGAAATTATCTTACCTTATCACGTAAAAAGAAGACTCAGAATGCCCTTATTTGCTAGTTTAGTTATTTATTGCTTTCAGGCTGATAAACCAAGGCTTCTCATATTTTATCCTTGATGGCCTCCCTCCCTCTAGTTACAAGTCCAATTGAATGTTGTTTCTCTGCGCGTCTTCTCTGAGAAAAGACGCAAGTATATTATGCCTATATATGAACATTAGTACAGCAGTAACTTGCAGTGTGACCAGTTGAGATTATTTAGTAATTTATCTGCCTAAAATATCTTACGAAATTCCTTAACTGCTTAAATTAGTTTCCAGATGCTATCTGAAAATTGACTAAACCTTCTATTATGTCAGATATGAAAATAAGATGACGGTGCAACCTCTTTTCTCTGGATTGAGTAGCAATTCAGCTCCATTGAAGGAAGGCTCTAGTGCCTCTACTTGGCAGCATGATGCTTCATTGACTGAGAGTCAGGAAAATGAAACAGCTTTGGTTATGCGCCAACCGGGAAATTGTAAAGTTGCACTATCGGGCACCCAAGTAAGCTTCATTCCGGTTGACAGGGTAAGGTCTGGAAGTATGGCTGCCAGTGACATTCAGATAAATGCTTCAGTATACAATACACAATCAAGTTCTCATCATGTACAGAGCCCTCGATCACAGTCTCCACTTCCAACAAGTTCTTTGACTTATTCAACTTCCGAAGGTCAAAATATGGAGCATTACAAACAACCATTTGATGATACTACAGTTCACTCTGAGGAAAATGTGGAAGAAGAAGATGACAGAAATTTAGTAACAGTTGAAAAGGCAAGATATGATACTGCAATTTGTGAATCTAGTGATTTGGGAGGTGGCATGAAAAACAAGCTCAGTAGCTCTCATTGTGGAAGTATTTCTGATGAAGCTGTTGAAAGTTCCTTCCCAGTTGTTAGTCCAGAGAGAGCTCCCGTTTCTGAGAGTGTGAATTACAATGATAGGACAGGATCAGAGAATCACAGCACCAGCCAAAGGGAAGCAGCACTCATGAAGTTTCGGTTAAAACGGAAAGATAGGTGCTATGAGAAAAAGGTATACATAACCTTAGTGCTACTTCCATTATCTTATTCATCAATTCTATTACTACTTTGGTTATCTTTACCTTTTTCCTGCCAATACTTTTTTgcctttattttcttcttcagacCTGTTCTGAAAACAGTTTTCTTGACCTGAAGTCTATCTCAAACAGTCTCTACCCCACAAAAGTAGAGGTAAGGTCTAGGACACCCCCACCCTCCCTAGACCCCACTTAGGAGACCAGATTGGgtatatatgttgttgttgtcgtttgTAGTGCTTTTATTCAACTTAGATATATTGCATCAATTTTAAACGAGTGCAGCGTTAACTAGTCTATATTTTCTAGATAGATAGTTTAGCGGAAACGAGTGCCATTTCTATTGGTTTTTGACCTTGCATATATTTGAATGATCAAATAGTAGACATAAACCACAAAACTATTCATAAGTAGACAACATTTCTTTATGTCCTTTAATATACTGATATCATTTTTGTACAGGTTCGATACGAAAGCAGGAAAAGACTTGCAGAGCAGCGACCGCGAGTGAAAGGACAGTTTGTTCGTCAGCTACAAAACGGAACTCAGCCTTTGTCGAAGCACAAGGACGAAATGCGAATAGTCCtccaatgagaaaaaaatagttattagtCAAATGTAGCATAGCCATTAAGATAGATATACAGGTTTGTAGTTTTTGTGTGTTGTGTTATGTGTGTAATGTCTTTTAAGCCTGAGAATTAGGGGATTGATGATAGTTGCAACTCAAgatgtttcaatttttatttagttattggTTCATGATGAACTTAGCTAAGTAGGTGAAATTTGTCTTGCATTTGAGAGGAAGTTTGAAATGTTTAATGGTGAACTTTGCAAGTATTTGTAGTTTGGGCAAGGAACTTGAGAAATTCATTTGATTTGTGTATATATAGTTGCACAAGAATATTAAAAGGAGAAttcttcatgtttttttttttaatacaatctttaccatttcaaatatatataaatataaattttgtctaTAAACACCTTTCTATTTCACGAAGATAGAAGAAAGATGTGAGCataattcattttcttaaaattttttaagtatGTTATTAGacaacaaaaattcaaatttgattgTAGCTAGTAcgtaaatatattaaatttgtgtATACGATTGAATCTATCTTCGTTGTATCATTAAACAGTTGAACTTACAAAATTGATGATTTAGTAGCAAAACTATCAAATTGGTCCACGGCAACTCCAAAACCAAATGTCACGAAACTAATTAAGTAGCAAAAATGGTGAGGAATTCCATTTGCTAGGTGTCATCACATCATAAGACTCCACCGTTACACATAACACAAAATTACATATTAGTCGGCAGCTACTCGTCAAGAATCTTCTTCCTAAGCTAAAGTAACAAAAAACAATAGAATTTGCATTGAAAACAACGAGCAAAGAGAGAACCTAATTcccttctctttttatttttctttcatagaTTCTATCTTTTTTATTCCACCTTTTCTCACCACTATCACTCACTTTAAAATTCAAACACAAATCTACTTGTTTGTTTTAATTACATTTGATCATTTTATTGTTCATGTAAGGTTGGTTGATCAGGTAAGCCTCCATCTCTTATAATTTTCTTGTGGTTACATTAATGAggtctttttcttttcatgtatCTAACTTTATATACAGGTCAACATCCACTTATGACTTGATGCAAAGAAAATTAAGACAAGTATACAAGATTAGCTAGAAGAAGTTTTggagtgagtttttttttttttttaaatgataaaatcttCACCTACTAGTTAGTGCTTATTTTAATTGGAATTCACTTTCTTTTTCGATATGTAAAACTTATATACAGGTCAAACATCGACGTAAGAGGCAAATTTGTAGACAAAATGAGTGATTATGACCAACAAAAGATTCCAAATGAAAGTGTTGGTTATCCTCAAAAACCTTCTCCTATAGCAATATCCTCTAATGATCCAAGTAGAAGAAGTCCAGCCAAAACTTTGTGCGCTTTGTTGTTCATTTTAGTCATCTTGGCTGGCCTTGTTGTGCTCATATTATGGCTAGTTTATAGACCCCACAAACCAAATTTCAGTCTAGTTGATGCTGCCATATATGATTTAAATGTAACATCCCCTCCTTATATGTCAACCAGCATGCAATTCACAGTGTTGGCAAGAAATCCTAATAGGAGAGTTCGATTGGATTATGACCAATTTTCAGCTATTGTTTACTACAAGGGTCAAGCAATTACACCTCCAGCTCTGCTTCCACCTTTATTTcaggtaaaaaataaaagaaaatttgactTTCTTTGATACATAATTTACTCAGATTAATTTTGGCTCGTAATTTATTTCAGAAAACAAAAAGCACGGTGATATTATCGCCGTTGATAAGAGGTGCATCGGTACCTGTGTCGGTGGAAGTAGCAAATGGATTACTGATAGATGAAGTTTATGGAGTTGTGGGATTGAGACTAGTTCTAATGGGGAAAATGAGATATAAAGCTGGAATTATAAAGACTAAACACTATCAAGTTTATGTCAAATGTGACATGTTGGTTGGCTACAAAAAGGGATTTATGGGTCAAGTTCCTTTGCTTGGTTCTTCAGATTGTCAACTTCATTGATGAACTTTTCTTAAAAGTCTACTATGAACTTGGAGATTTGTTTCTTCTTATATCAAACATGTAATCATATACTTGTATGTTCTCATTCCACCTCACCTTTATTTTgtaaacaaaatttcaattaatgcatcttcttctccttttacaaatttaaagtgagttttactttttcttttttttttttaaataatattattatgctTGAAAAATGTTGGAATATTGTTAGGGCtagtttgtttctttttcaaCACTCCGGTAATGAATTGTATTTTTAGAAGTGTAACAAAAATAGTTGGTgtaaatatatagttttaaacatattataaatttcattattaaaattttaaagatagAATTCAAAATTCGAACTCTTTCTTTAAAAGATAGACGTTGTTTCCTTGTGGCTCCTGTATTTAAAACATTGAAACACAAATTTCACTCTCTTCTTCCGCCTCTCTTTTATTTCGCTTGTCACTTATCTAGGATATTAAATATAATGTGTATTACTCTAgataaatacaaatacatatattatatatttaaatttgagatACATACGAATTTCAATCGTCATCTTTTTCTAATTTGCTAGCTTCTCTCTCTATATTATGTATTTGGTAgcataaatatttgtatttgaatgTGAGAAACGtaaaaaactcttaattaatggtaaggtatataatattttaaaagtacaCATGATAGTGAAATAGTTTTTTCAATATTGTATAAGTGCAGATATActtattatacataaaaatacaatatattttactattattatacttgtgaatataatatattttgctACATAAATATCTTATATATACGAATATACATGAATATAGTGTAGTGTAGTTCACACAAATATATCATATTCTATTACATAGATCTTGTATACACACTAAAGCACCTTCACTATTATAATCTGTACAAACTACGTCTCGTAATTAAGCAAAGCAAAATTtcactatcttttttttttttttaaataataatctaaatagaaataaataatatcaaacaaGTACTACATTTAAGAAAACCCAAATGTCCAATGAAATAGCACCATAAATTCCCTATCCAAAGCAGATAATGATAGGGTTCATTCCAGAAAGGCATAAATGGGTGGTTCTTATTACTTTTGAGACCTCCAAGATATCTTACATttcactaaatatttttcaaaatatcccaaattttaatttttcagaaaaaatataatatattcttcttaaaattcaaaaattagcCATTTATTTGGTACTCATTACTCATCAGGAAAAGAAatcttgtttattttatttttggtgagtttttgattttcaattaaGTGAGAAGCAAATGGCCTCAACAACTACCCCTtcactttctctctcttcttcaTCGACCCTCGTCGACGGCAAGACAACTCGTCAGTCTGCAGCCGTGGCATCGTCGCAATGTGTGACACTACCAACCCTTCCGCCGCGGCCGGCCGTTCAAAGCCGTGCTGCCAGAACCACTGCTTACTGTAAGTAACATTTAAATTATCCCGGAATTATAGTACTTGAACTAAATAATCTCAAATTTCATGTTTTGGGTCCTGTAACCTGTGCTTGATTGACTCTATAAATTTTATCAGGTCACCCAAATAATCCTTTATTCCCTTCACCTTTTATAGCCCATTCGGACTAGCCTCGACTAACTTCAGGACTAGCACTTATTGGTTGCTCTGCTTTGGAAAAACATGGATAGAAATCACCTATTATTTTTACCTGCACTAGCATTTGAATGTGAGACCTTATAGTGCTTGTTGAACTGCCTCTGTGAGACCTAAAGGAAGTAGCTTCTCTGTTATTGAAAacatagtttaaaatattttgtttataggACAATTAATAACAAAAGTTAGAAATATAGTTTGAAATTGTAAGAGTTGTAAAGAAACATACTGGATCAAGCATTCAGAAAGAATGTATAAATTGGATTGGAGGAAGTAACTTGTAGTGTATACTAAAAAGTTAGTAGTGTCTTTTGTTAGTGAATGTTGGCTACTCCACTCACTCATTGCCTTAAGGTTACCTTTGTAATTCCCTTGATGCGGATGTGCTGTGATGCAGGTAGAAAGATTGCAAGGAATGTGGCCGCAATGGCTACATCAACTGGAGAAGTTGCCACTGCAGATGCCACAGCTGAAACGGCAACCACTGAGCTACCATCAGAGCTTGTCCAAAAGATTCAAGAAGTTGTAAGGACATAATACATACTACTTGCCTTTTCAACTTTActtgtttcttgattttctccTCCTGAATATTGATACCTATCTGATTTCTTCTTTTAGTGGGACAAAGTTGATGATAAGTACGCAGTCAGTTCATTGGGCGTTGCTGCAtttattcttctttggagcTCCACTGGAGTGATCTCGGTACTGCTACTAATTGCTACCTTAAGACTTTTTTAGTTCCATTTTAGTTCAGGTGTTGCAAACTATAACAAACTTTGACAAAGGGACTTGCTTAATTGTGGCAGGCAATTGACAGGCTTCCTTTGATTCCTGGTGTTCTTGAGCTTGTAGGAATTGGTTACACCGGTGTAAGTTGAAATATTTTCACTCTTAGCCACTACTCTGTATGTTGTAACCTGAATGCTATAACCAATAATTACACTGATAGGGTAAAAAATAAACGTTATACTTAAGTTAAATCCTTTCTTTGAACCATATTGCATAGGCATTAGCATCAGGCTTCATCAATGCTTGTTTGGTTAAACTTTGAACTATATAATCGATTACCATGTTATCTTGACTTCATTTACACGTTTTTGGGGGATCTTCCCTTCCTCTGCAGTGGTTTGCCTACAAGAACTTGATCTTCAAACCTGACAGGTTATTTCCGTTCCTTTGTATATGAACTAGTGGAAGTTAAGTTTATTATTCATACCTTTGTGTGTTCATCCTAGCTTACCTCTCTTCTTATTACCTTTTGCTGCTAACAGAGAAGCTTTGATAGCAAAAATCAAGGAATTGTACAAGGATATTCTTGGGAGCAGCTAAATGGAAACATAGTCCGATGCTGCTGCAGAGACATGGTCAAAATAGATTTCAGTTGAGCAATCTTGCAGCTTTGCTCTTCAAAATGTAAACTCTGCTTCGatcttttgtctttttattcTAACAGAATAAAACCCAACTGAACTATGTCTATATATGTGCTTATCTGTATATTGTCTTTTCATTTCCTCACCTTCAATATGTTCTCATTAGCAGTTGGAAGTTAATGTATATCAAATGCTTTCAAGTAAATCCATATCTTTGCTAATTCAATGGCTTAAAAGAACTTGTGCAATAAAACATGTTACTATGGTTATATAGTCCAATAGCTATACA
The sequence above is a segment of the Solanum lycopersicum chromosome 10, SLM_r2.1 genome. Coding sequences within it:
- the LOC101262866 gene encoding two-component response regulator-like APRR5 isoform X2, with the protein product MMSSKDSISTVLKCMVKGASDFLIKPVRKNELRNLWQHVWRRKTQSARSHPRNEVVENQKLVAASENDTASNYSSDNLDSVQNGNDKACKSQGVTDIRHKDDSNMCNNGRHEECVEMVERSFMPESKPLVNMTSSGMRTSSGTTPDSSVAIGSEDATLCAEPRVTANEVHHGCFSANKCTADEVDFQLNELYSAPYTAEAVDLMGNFENYLAHCDGHSHDSREKSNLASRLDLSLRTFNPSCLNDEASWEQSMISYSKASAFSKYENKMTVQPLFSGLSSNSAPLKEGSSASTWQHDASLTESQENETALVMRQPGNCKVALSGTQVSFIPVDRVRSGSMAASDIQINASVYNTQSSSHHVQSPRSQSPLPTSSLTYSTSEGQNMEHYKQPFDDTTVHSEENVEEEDDRNLVTVEKARYDTAICESSDLGGGMKNKLSSSHCGSISDEAVESSFPVVSPERAPVSESVNYNDRTGSENHSTSQREAALMKFRLKRKDRCYEKKVRYESRKRLAEQRPRVKGQFVRQLQNGTQPLSKHKDEMRIVLQ
- the LOC101262567 gene encoding NDR1/HIN1-like protein 1, whose protein sequence is MSDYDQQKIPNESVGYPQKPSPIAISSNDPSRRSPAKTLCALLFILVILAGLVVLILWLVYRPHKPNFSLVDAAIYDLNVTSPPYMSTSMQFTVLARNPNRRVRLDYDQFSAIVYYKGQAITPPALLPPLFQKTKSTVILSPLIRGASVPVSVEVANGLLIDEVYGVVGLRLVLMGKMRYKAGIIKTKHYQVYVKCDMLVGYKKGFMGQVPLLGSSDCQLH
- the LOC101262260 gene encoding protein CURVATURE THYLAKOID 1B, chloroplastic, coding for MASTTTPSLSLSSSSTLVDGKTTRQSAAVASSQCVTLPTLPPRPAVQSRAARTTAYCRKIARNVAAMATSTGEVATADATAETATTELPSELVQKIQEVWDKVDDKYAVSSLGVAAFILLWSSTGVISAIDRLPLIPGVLELVGIGYTGWFAYKNLIFKPDREALIAKIKELYKDILGSS